One genomic window of Candidatus Poribacteria bacterium includes the following:
- a CDS encoding Uma2 family endonuclease has product MATLNDFQLKQRKYMPVFPNASGKPTGHIEGYPSEDEEPMPAGEFHGMQMQSLFDQFLRYFQAHPHIHVSMDNFVYYREGDIRKVVAPDVYVVLGAAKLPLRRSFYTWAEGTVPTAVFEFLSDATASEDRDEKIGIYLRDIGVAEYFIHQPDMNRPVEFRGWRRDAVGNIVEIEPDEAGGLFSASLNLYFQWELQEAWELRLLRPYLPDGTPITTSMEEHHLRVEAEKRRDEAEERRDEAERLAAEEAQRRQEAEVELERLRAQLANQQDSDL; this is encoded by the coding sequence ATGGCTACCCTAAACGACTTTCAACTCAAACAAAGAAAATATATGCCCGTCTTTCCAAACGCCAGCGGGAAACCGACCGGTCATATCGAAGGATACCCTTCTGAGGATGAAGAACCCATGCCAGCAGGTGAATTTCATGGGATGCAGATGCAAAGTTTATTTGACCAATTCTTGCGATACTTTCAAGCACACCCGCATATCCATGTCAGCATGGACAATTTCGTCTACTACCGTGAGGGGGATATCAGAAAGGTCGTTGCTCCCGATGTCTATGTCGTTTTAGGTGCCGCGAAACTTCCGTTGCGAAGGAGTTTTTATACTTGGGCAGAAGGCACCGTGCCTACAGCCGTTTTTGAGTTCCTTTCGGATGCAACAGCGTCCGAGGATCGAGATGAAAAGATTGGGATATATCTCCGTGATATAGGGGTTGCGGAGTATTTTATTCATCAACCCGATATGAATCGTCCTGTAGAGTTTCGTGGGTGGCGGCGGGATGCCGTAGGGAACATCGTTGAGATTGAGCCGGATGAGGCAGGCGGTTTGTTCAGTGCGTCGTTGAATCTATATTTTCAGTGGGAGCTTCAGGAGGCATGGGAGCTGCGGCTTTTACGTCCGTACTTACCGGATGGCACCCCGATTACGACTTCTATGGAAGAGCATCACCTTCGGGTCGAAGCAGAAAAACGGCGCGACGAAGCTGAAGAACGGCGCGACGAAGCTGAAAGGCTCGCCGCTGAAGAGGCACAACGCCGACAAGAAGCTGAAGTCGAGTTGGAACGGCTCCGTGCCCAGCTCGCTAACCAGCAAGATAGCGATCTCTAA
- a CDS encoding phytanoyl-CoA dioxygenase family protein — MVKDEIFQERVVRVEKSSAHFTLLRNATGEFLGVSDTNEPSVYDYVDDKAIWKQVEGKNTYRHVVTEIQLETEAADVENGCYLRHQGNLLASDGSVASEGSVFSAGHGPAHLPSEYLESFKENGWVCLPSIVAPDILEELERVSCTGRWEAETYQRSVPPLNETAAVAKIITEPVSLWLMRQYMKTHEIRLGHSPGFAILAPDDGKRNVQGWHSDFPYLWGIAGSEAVNRIPVHQVDGLVMGVQRNLCVSEFRKENGATCFKLGSHTLGQGPPIEWINGNTSRQDGFRESKGLPYTGPEADVIEAPPGSYIVYDSRIWHRAGVNRTERKRAAILQAVIPMFIMPFMDTSRPYKDFIHSPLADELTELERKELEAVMVNKMVGPAGHLAITVDEELTDRIGGHSYARRR, encoded by the coding sequence ATGGTAAAGGACGAAATTTTTCAGGAACGTGTCGTGCGTGTTGAGAAGTCCTCAGCGCATTTTACACTCCTTCGTAACGCCACTGGAGAATTCCTCGGTGTATCTGACACCAACGAACCTTCAGTCTATGATTATGTTGACGATAAGGCAATATGGAAACAAGTTGAAGGCAAGAACACTTATCGTCACGTCGTTACGGAGATTCAACTTGAAACAGAAGCCGCTGACGTTGAAAACGGCTGCTACCTTCGTCACCAAGGCAATCTACTTGCAAGCGACGGTAGTGTCGCGAGTGAGGGTAGTGTGTTCTCTGCTGGACATGGGCCTGCCCACTTACCCTCCGAATATCTCGAATCATTCAAAGAAAACGGTTGGGTTTGCCTGCCGTCAATCGTTGCCCCTGATATTCTTGAAGAGTTGGAACGTGTGAGCTGCACGGGTCGCTGGGAAGCGGAAACATACCAGCGAAGTGTCCCACCGTTGAACGAGACCGCCGCAGTCGCTAAAATCATTACAGAGCCGGTCTCCTTGTGGCTGATGCGCCAATATATGAAAACGCATGAAATCCGCCTTGGGCATTCACCGGGTTTCGCGATACTCGCGCCAGACGACGGCAAACGGAACGTGCAAGGTTGGCATTCAGATTTCCCTTACCTCTGGGGCATTGCTGGGAGTGAAGCTGTTAACCGTATACCGGTTCACCAAGTCGATGGTTTGGTTATGGGAGTCCAGCGCAATCTTTGTGTCTCAGAATTTCGCAAGGAAAATGGGGCAACCTGTTTCAAACTTGGATCCCATACACTCGGTCAAGGTCCTCCGATAGAGTGGATAAATGGAAACACCTCCAGACAGGATGGATTTCGTGAGAGCAAAGGGTTGCCATACACCGGACCGGAAGCCGATGTCATTGAAGCACCACCAGGTAGCTACATCGTCTACGACTCTCGGATTTGGCACCGCGCCGGTGTGAATCGAACCGAACGTAAACGTGCCGCGATCCTGCAGGCGGTAATCCCGATGTTTATCATGCCGTTCATGGATACCAGCCGTCCGTATAAAGATTTTATCCACAGTCCGCTCGCAGATGAATTGACGGAACTGGAGCGGAAGGAACTTGAGGCAGTTATGGTCAATAAGATGGTCGGTCCAGCCGGACATCTGGCAATCACCGTTGACGAGGAATTAACTGACAGAATTGGTGGACACTCGTACG
- a CDS encoding phytanoyl-CoA dioxygenase family protein, whose protein sequence is MSNNGRIITPELEEMEVYGETRVGWDENTPVNETVDAEGNLFPGERGFGVADPASPKRRVYDDPEVEALREKLQAHNGIRGLEICEPHETKKIARIFHRDGFCVVKDLLNAEQLARWRAGCAEALRDILSIPGPGNRKYTTETSRLPHRYSYGTSSASRQMLHHSAWASMIDLPTTTPIVTEIFGSSDYRVWGSGGDLCLPGAVEYQHLHPDGRDSQHLSEARIRQAELVGAQLHRDDKGNLDVPSQKMIMEMTPPTVTINFVMCDLTWENGPIRQIPGTHTLQQNPPPPGDEPDWMKHSTLVGATAGSGVFRDNRAWHGATPNLSREVRALPNVEYAAPWRTQHGFSRIMPHEIWETLTPHAQKLCEWIKADPGVWPPGAGIMHPLASKRAEAKKQSSS, encoded by the coding sequence ATGAGCAACAACGGACGCATCATAACCCCAGAACTTGAAGAGATGGAAGTCTACGGTGAAACGCGGGTCGGTTGGGATGAGAACACACCCGTCAACGAAACCGTCGACGCAGAGGGAAACCTTTTTCCCGGCGAAAGAGGATTTGGTGTCGCAGACCCTGCCTCGCCGAAACGTCGAGTCTACGACGACCCAGAAGTCGAGGCACTCCGAGAAAAACTACAGGCACACAATGGCATCCGCGGACTCGAAATCTGCGAGCCTCACGAAACGAAGAAAATCGCTCGCATCTTCCATCGCGACGGTTTTTGCGTCGTCAAAGACCTTCTCAACGCTGAGCAGCTCGCGCGTTGGAGAGCCGGATGTGCCGAAGCATTGCGTGATATTCTCTCTATACCAGGACCCGGAAATAGAAAGTACACAACCGAAACCAGCCGCCTACCACACCGCTATAGCTACGGCACCTCCTCCGCTTCAAGACAGATGCTACATCACTCCGCATGGGCAAGTATGATTGATCTGCCGACAACAACACCGATTGTCACAGAAATTTTCGGCTCTTCAGATTACCGAGTTTGGGGTTCAGGCGGCGACCTCTGTCTTCCGGGTGCAGTAGAGTATCAACACCTGCATCCCGATGGTAGAGACTCACAACACCTCTCTGAAGCACGCATTAGACAAGCCGAATTAGTCGGTGCCCAACTCCATAGGGACGACAAAGGCAATCTTGATGTCCCGTCACAAAAGATGATTATGGAGATGACCCCGCCGACTGTCACTATTAACTTTGTGATGTGCGACCTGACGTGGGAAAACGGTCCGATTCGTCAGATTCCGGGGACACATACGCTGCAGCAGAATCCACCACCACCGGGTGACGAACCCGATTGGATGAAACATTCCACGCTTGTTGGCGCGACTGCGGGTTCTGGTGTATTCCGAGATAACCGCGCATGGCACGGTGCAACGCCGAATCTTTCAAGGGAAGTTCGCGCACTTCCGAACGTCGAGTATGCAGCACCGTGGCGCACACAGCACGGTTTTAGTCGGATTATGCCGCACGAAATCTGGGAAACGCTAACACCACATGCTCAGAAATTGTGTGAATGGATCAAGGCAGACCCAGGGGTCTGGCCCCCCGGTGCCGGTATTATGCATCCACTTGCAAGCAAACGCGCAGAAGCAAAGAAACAAAGCAGTTCGTAG
- a CDS encoding Gfo/Idh/MocA family oxidoreductase: MLNWGVMGAGGIAYVFCNGMRFTDSGQILAVASRTQSRIDRLVNDYNIPRQYNDYDGLLTDDDIDAVYIATIHPLHEEWAIKCAEAGKHLLVEKPISMNRAEAAAMVDAARENDVFLMEAFMYRCHPQIAKVVELIQDGAIGEVLVIRSIFGYRSNFNPQSRIFNREMGGGGILDIGCYTASMTRKMAGAAENKLFLNPVEVKGNGKIGPTGVDHIAAATLKFENGIIGEIIAAVECSVGSSVFIYGSEGSITIPSPWLPSSPCRHAREPLPLDTVFPSTKIIIESQQNREDITVDVDRDLFTYEADTVANHIADRQAPAMSWDDTLGNMQLLEAWLAEVGVVH, from the coding sequence ATGTTAAACTGGGGCGTTATGGGTGCAGGCGGCATCGCCTATGTCTTCTGCAACGGAATGCGGTTTACAGATTCGGGACAAATTCTCGCCGTTGCGAGCCGGACCCAATCGCGTATAGATAGACTCGTCAACGATTACAATATCCCACGCCAATACAACGACTACGACGGTTTGTTGACGGATGACGATATTGACGCTGTCTATATTGCAACCATCCACCCACTTCATGAGGAGTGGGCGATAAAGTGTGCGGAAGCCGGAAAACACCTGCTCGTCGAGAAACCGATTAGCATGAACCGCGCTGAAGCCGCAGCAATGGTAGACGCGGCACGTGAAAATGACGTGTTTCTCATGGAAGCCTTTATGTATCGCTGTCATCCACAGATAGCAAAAGTTGTTGAACTCATACAAGATGGCGCGATCGGCGAGGTCCTTGTCATCCGTTCAATATTCGGTTACCGATCGAATTTTAACCCGCAAAGCCGAATATTCAACCGAGAAATGGGCGGTGGGGGTATCCTTGACATCGGGTGTTACACTGCTTCAATGACTCGGAAAATGGCGGGTGCTGCTGAAAACAAACTCTTCCTGAATCCAGTTGAGGTAAAAGGAAACGGTAAGATTGGACCTACAGGTGTTGATCATATCGCAGCGGCAACGCTCAAGTTTGAAAACGGTATTATAGGCGAAATAATTGCTGCCGTTGAGTGCAGCGTCGGCAGTAGTGTTTTTATCTACGGTTCAGAAGGTTCAATCACTATCCCAAGTCCTTGGTTGCCATCCTCGCCTTGTCGGCATGCCAGAGAACCCCTGCCACTCGATACAGTCTTCCCATCAACAAAAATCATCATTGAATCTCAGCAAAATCGGGAAGATATTACGGTTGATGTAGATCGGGACCTCTTTACCTATGAAGCGGATACAGTCGCGAACCATATTGCGGATCGCCAAGCACCCGCGATGTCTTGGGATGACACGCTCGGTAATATGCAGCTGCTCGAGGCTTGGCTTGCTGAGGTGGGGGTTGTTCATTGA